The Nycticebus coucang isolate mNycCou1 chromosome 2, mNycCou1.pri, whole genome shotgun sequence genome includes a window with the following:
- the LOC128576789 gene encoding translation initiation factor IF-2-like isoform X2: protein MKCFSSDRVWKCSSSDRVSLVVPDPSCTSQAPRLPRPPRSPRPGPPGSRRRPPRVPTSAPPSALLQPLSPGAAAGCRASAGPAVTCPARGVWACKEVCLAEPACGGVPSSWSPFLTKKCFRSSAGPTRPHLPEPGESRAGRAGLPLLLAVPRRCRLSCPGRAASSFWGTSSARRGRRPVLPLGPARPGPPQSTPLTAPVRPELGGRGRERRAGGQTRGRGAPPSRGAPRAGHRAARGPKVGLPTPRLAQDPGALAPSLQCNCRGRESSVDGVCTVVRRPVSRGGPADPGTRGPGQSPKR, encoded by the exons ATGAAATGTTTTAGTTCGGACCGAGTTTGGAAATGTTCTAGTTCGGACCGAGTTTCTCTGGTTGTGCCTGATCCCAGCTGCACCTCCCAGGCCCCGCGGCTGCCGCGCCCTCCGCGCTCTCCGCGCCCAGGGCCACCCGGGTCCCGGAGGCGCCCTCCACGTGTCCCAACCTCTGCGCCCCCTTCCGCCCTGCTTCAGCCCCTCTCTCCTGGCGCAGCAGCTGGATGCCGAGCGTCAGCAG GCCCTGCGGTTACCTGCCCAGCGCGCGGCGTCTGGGCATGTAAGGAAGTGTGTCTGGCAGAGCCTGCATGCGGCGGCGTCCCGTCCTCCTGGTCCCCTTTCCTAACCAAAAAGTGCTTCCGGAGCTCGGCGGGGCCGACGCGGCCACACCTACCTGAGCCAGGTGAGTCCAGGGCGGGGCGCGCGGGGCTGCCGCTCCTCCTCGCTGTCCCGCGCCGGTGTCGCCTCAGCTGCCCGGGCCGTGCCGCTTCCTCATTTTGGGGAACTTCCTCGGCGCGCCGGGGCAGGAGGCCCGTACTTCCTctcggcccggcccggcccggcccacCCCAGTCCACCCCGCTGACCGCGCCCGTGCGACCGGAGCTGGGAGGGCGCGGGCGGGAGCGCCGGGCCGGGGGACAGACGCGGGGCCGGGGCGCTCCGCCCTCCCGCGGGGCTCCGAGGGCCGGGCACCGGGCGGCGCGGGGACCCAAGGTGGGACTGCCCACGCCGCGGCTCGCCCAGGACCCGGGGGCACTGGCCCCTTCCTTGCAGTGCAACTGCCGGGGAAGAGAATCTTCAGTGGATGGGGTGTGCACTGTAGTGCGCAGGCCGGTCAGCCGGGGAGGACCTGCTGACCCCGGGACCAGGGGGCCCGGGCAATCCCCGAAGAGGTGA
- the LOC128576789 gene encoding translation initiation factor IF-2-like isoform X1 has protein sequence MKCFSSDRVWKCSSSDRVSLVVPDPSCTSQAPRLPRPPRSPRPGPPGSRRRPPRVPTSAPPSALLQPLSPGAAAGCRASAGTGEKLAECASFYPNGSVSFPPILKGPAVTCPARGVWACKEVCLAEPACGGVPSSWSPFLTKKCFRSSAGPTRPHLPEPGESRAGRAGLPLLLAVPRRCRLSCPGRAASSFWGTSSARRGRRPVLPLGPARPGPPQSTPLTAPVRPELGGRGRERRAGGQTRGRGAPPSRGAPRAGHRAARGPKVGLPTPRLAQDPGALAPSLQCNCRGRESSVDGVCTVVRRPVSRGGPADPGTRGPGQSPKR, from the coding sequence ATGAAATGTTTTAGTTCGGACCGAGTTTGGAAATGTTCTAGTTCGGACCGAGTTTCTCTGGTTGTGCCTGATCCCAGCTGCACCTCCCAGGCCCCGCGGCTGCCGCGCCCTCCGCGCTCTCCGCGCCCAGGGCCACCCGGGTCCCGGAGGCGCCCTCCACGTGTCCCAACCTCTGCGCCCCCTTCCGCCCTGCTTCAGCCCCTCTCTCCTGGCGCAGCAGCTGGATGCCGAGCGTCAGCAGGTACAGGGGAGAAGCTGGCAGAATGTGCCTCCTTTTACCCAAACGGTTCCGTGTCTTTCCCTCCAATTTTAAAAGGCCCTGCGGTTACCTGCCCAGCGCGCGGCGTCTGGGCATGTAAGGAAGTGTGTCTGGCAGAGCCTGCATGCGGCGGCGTCCCGTCCTCCTGGTCCCCTTTCCTAACCAAAAAGTGCTTCCGGAGCTCGGCGGGGCCGACGCGGCCACACCTACCTGAGCCAGGTGAGTCCAGGGCGGGGCGCGCGGGGCTGCCGCTCCTCCTCGCTGTCCCGCGCCGGTGTCGCCTCAGCTGCCCGGGCCGTGCCGCTTCCTCATTTTGGGGAACTTCCTCGGCGCGCCGGGGCAGGAGGCCCGTACTTCCTctcggcccggcccggcccggcccacCCCAGTCCACCCCGCTGACCGCGCCCGTGCGACCGGAGCTGGGAGGGCGCGGGCGGGAGCGCCGGGCCGGGGGACAGACGCGGGGCCGGGGCGCTCCGCCCTCCCGCGGGGCTCCGAGGGCCGGGCACCGGGCGGCGCGGGGACCCAAGGTGGGACTGCCCACGCCGCGGCTCGCCCAGGACCCGGGGGCACTGGCCCCTTCCTTGCAGTGCAACTGCCGGGGAAGAGAATCTTCAGTGGATGGGGTGTGCACTGTAGTGCGCAGGCCGGTCAGCCGGGGAGGACCTGCTGACCCCGGGACCAGGGGGCCCGGGCAATCCCCGAAGAGGTGA